One part of the Flavobacterium johnsoniae UW101 genome encodes these proteins:
- a CDS encoding mechanosensitive ion channel family protein codes for MKNKLLWFLAVFTVSFYWASFAQKSNHDTLHKIEVKPKLKPYPVAPFKDTLFFIYNKVGSFSAENRAHAITEKIRKLYEDSFFEQDSILVVPSDLSQDIIYKNDFIIMSILEADAKAENQTTAFIAKRNLNIIKKAVIYQNENYSLLPKRLGYTALLILIIGIILYVVGKIFNRIKLYILKNSDKYFKGVSYNNINFLSPQRQQSLLMRLYGFIKIAALIFIVYLSLPALFSIFPATENYTKTLLHWILSPAKSTLMGFIRFLPSLVTIIVIIFIFKYAIKVIKFFFDEIKQENIKIDGFYSDWAMPTFNIIRLLLFAFMIVVIFPYLPGSDSPIFKGVSVFVGVLFSLGSSNAIANMVAGLVITYMRPFKIGDFIKIGDVSGEVIEKTALVTRIRTPKFEDITIPNSTVLSSTSTNFSANTKQNNNGLLIHTTVTIGYDVPWKDIHKALIDAALKTEMTEKEPTPFVLQTSLDDFYVSYQINVYTKEPTKQPRIYSSLHQNIQDSFNAARIEIMSPHYSALRDGNTTTIPPDYLNDDYEPSFFNIKNKS; via the coding sequence ATGAAAAATAAATTACTTTGGTTTTTAGCTGTTTTCACTGTTTCGTTTTATTGGGCTTCATTTGCTCAAAAGAGCAATCACGATACTTTACATAAAATTGAAGTTAAGCCCAAATTAAAACCATATCCGGTTGCTCCATTTAAGGATACACTTTTCTTTATCTACAATAAAGTTGGTTCATTTTCTGCCGAAAACCGGGCACATGCCATTACAGAAAAAATTAGAAAGCTTTATGAAGATTCTTTTTTCGAACAAGATTCTATTTTAGTCGTTCCTTCAGATCTGTCACAAGATATTATTTATAAAAATGATTTTATTATCATGTCGATTCTTGAAGCCGATGCAAAAGCAGAAAATCAAACAACTGCTTTTATTGCAAAACGGAATTTAAATATAATAAAGAAAGCAGTAATTTATCAAAATGAAAATTATTCACTGCTTCCAAAAAGACTTGGATATACGGCATTGTTGATTTTAATTATTGGTATAATTTTATATGTAGTCGGGAAAATTTTTAACAGAATAAAATTATACATCTTAAAAAACAGCGACAAGTATTTTAAGGGTGTCAGTTACAATAATATAAATTTTTTATCGCCTCAAAGACAGCAGTCATTATTAATGCGATTGTATGGCTTTATAAAAATTGCAGCCTTAATTTTTATCGTTTATCTTTCGCTTCCTGCCTTATTCAGTATTTTTCCTGCCACTGAAAATTATACCAAAACATTGCTGCACTGGATTCTTTCGCCTGCAAAATCGACGTTAATGGGCTTTATTCGATTTTTACCAAGTTTAGTTACTATAATCGTTATAATTTTCATTTTTAAGTATGCAATAAAAGTCATTAAGTTCTTTTTTGACGAAATAAAACAAGAGAATATCAAAATTGATGGTTTTTACAGCGATTGGGCAATGCCTACCTTTAATATCATCAGATTATTGCTTTTTGCTTTTATGATTGTAGTTATATTTCCCTATCTTCCCGGTTCAGATTCTCCTATTTTTAAAGGTGTTTCAGTGTTTGTCGGGGTTTTATTTTCTTTAGGTTCATCAAATGCCATAGCCAATATGGTAGCCGGATTAGTTATTACTTATATGCGTCCGTTTAAAATTGGCGATTTTATAAAAATTGGCGATGTAAGCGGTGAAGTAATAGAAAAAACAGCTTTAGTAACCCGAATCAGAACTCCAAAATTTGAAGATATTACCATTCCCAATTCAACTGTTTTATCTAGCACTTCAACCAATTTTTCTGCTAATACGAAACAAAACAATAATGGTTTACTAATACATACAACAGTAACAATTGGTTACGATGTTCCGTGGAAAGACATTCATAAAGCATTAATAGATGCCGCTCTAAAAACAGAAATGACTGAAAAAGAACCAACACCTTTTGTACTCCAGACAAGTTTGGATGATTTTTATGTTTCGTATCAAATCAATGTTTACACAAAAGAACCAACAAAACAGCCTAGAATTTATTCATCACTCCATCAAAATATTCAGGATTCTTTTAATGCTGCCAGAATAGAGATTATGTCACCTCATTACAGTGCTTTAAGAGATGGAAACACTACTACAATACCGCCAGATTATCTAAATGATGATTATGAACCTTCATTTTTTAATATTAAGAATAAAAGTTAG